In the Sulfurivermis fontis genome, TCAGAGCGGCCGCAGCGGGCAGGATTTGCGGACATCGCCGATGCGGGCGGGGCGTGGCGCAGTTACGCCATGCACGTGGCGGAGCCCGACCTGATGGTGCAGGTGGTGGAGCGCCATGCCGTGCGCGAAACGATGATCAATGAAATCACCGGGCAGGTTCTGGTTCCCATCATCCTGGCCCTGCCGATTCTGGTGTTCGCCATCTGGGGGGGGATCGGCCGTGGCCTGAGGCCGCTGCGGCAACTGGCAGGTGAAGTGGAGCGGCGTTCCGCCACCCAGTTGGATCGCTTTGGCCGCGACACCCGTATTCCGCGCGAGGTGCAGCCGCTGGTCACCGCGCTGAATGACCTGCTGGCGCGGCTGGAAGACGCCTTTGCCCGCGAACGCCGTTTCACCGCCGATGCCGCCCATGAGTTGCGCACGCCGCTGGCCAGCCTGAAGACCCAGGCGCAGGTGGCGCTGCGTGCCAGGGATGACGAGGATCGCCGCCGCGCCCTCACGGCGATCATGAGTGGTGTGGATCGCGCCAGTCATCTGGTGGAACAGTTGCTTACGCTGGCGCGTCTCGATCCGGAGCAGGGACCGGGCGAGTTCACGCCCGTGGCGCTGCGCGCGCTGGCGGAGGAGGCCATCGGACTGTGCATGCCGCTGGCGGTCGGCAAGCAGATCGATCTCGGTCTGGGGGCCGCCGAGGCGCTCGACGTACAGGGCAATCCGCTGGCCCTGCTGGTGTTGGTGCGCAATCTCATCGACAACGCTGT is a window encoding:
- a CDS encoding ATP-binding protein; translation: MNSIRLRLLSLLMVIFLVMWLGIVYVTWWRTAHEAEEVYDAHLARAGHVLAGMVLHELKEPATGSVKPKPTAHDLQEEVAELEKLFFDQKYAAKLEFRIWLRGRPFLQSSGSPPSERPQRAGFADIADAGGAWRSYAMHVAEPDLMVQVVERHAVRETMINEITGQVLVPIILALPILVFAIWGGIGRGLRPLRQLAGEVERRSATQLDRFGRDTRIPREVQPLVTALNDLLARLEDAFARERRFTADAAHELRTPLASLKTQAQVALRARDDEDRRRALTAIMSGVDRASHLVEQLLTLARLDPEQGPGEFTPVALRALAEEAIGLCMPLAVGKQIDLGLGAAEALDVQGNPLALLVLVRNLIDNAVRYTPSGGQVEVSLRREGRHAVVAVADSGPGIPVAERQRVFERFHRGLGHDAQGCGLGLSIVLRIVEMHGGEVRLGAAPQGGLLAEVWLPVDGARI